A stretch of the Argentina anserina chromosome 6, drPotAnse1.1, whole genome shotgun sequence genome encodes the following:
- the LOC126799519 gene encoding methyl-CpG-binding domain-containing protein 9 isoform X1, whose amino-acid sequence METTDLTPDELRDSERTGAGLDIDLNERIPSPETLPDSVDVVRYYHDNPSPPPGGPAGVPGGAGRGSACASCGKPEVRGHVVVCDGCERGFHLACAGMRGRQAVNLDEWVCGECMCGGVRSKRWPLGVKSKQILDINASPPSDGDGEADVAEGVMELRKHTTGGNSCGEKPFGAPVSYSNFLYSRNGFGLNKASGISTQAVKYEDILHHTETASGRFDEVEMSFPVGRHRRSNNTAIRVSSPNSNDIVLQALRDFVSERHGVLEEGWRVEFKQSIDSSEPYLVYCAPNGKTFDSLSEVAYHLGLTSGNSMGSEVRKEGSLPMIEKTYQPRKRKSKGLSANGVTEIKESLEISACGFVNNGEHTEVGSKGLGCIGPQHNSEGLPVQFEDFFVLSLGEVDKRPSYHDSNLIWPIGYRSCWHDRITGSLFICEVLDGGDSGPVFMIRRCSCSALLIPSGSTILSRQALGDFCTQSDQDSHDTYGNDASIHMILSDPSPMENDVFSCLTGCSDDASDVQTTFQLQFDTHSVCEQSESCLSIDSAARDDIGEILVEDHSSSSAWESMSRKIVNACSELYKQRGAIKFCCKHQNASEFHNRVVTNDSSQVNHTLLDRFCSLPGSDSVPSISQSGDESGACDDISKWLDHDRFGLDVDFVQELLEQLPGAQYCSQYQFLRDRSNSSTLLTVGNGVLVVKMGAGLHGKEEEVLDVLYRRPKKAKLAGVQIKNDRPPPLGKPLCLRIPPALVGDLYQVWEILWRFHGILGLKEAFSLSELEDELISPWFASSDLPEKYESEIQGTKALKAHKVDCRNDLVLSSSSKSASPVSKENPHAFIHMETGATKEAAQAKIASVTYNRCSGIALTKAHASLLRVLIGDLQYKVAALVDPNFESGEFKSKRGRKKDIDCSIPVKRSKLLPINELTWPELARRYLLAVIAMDGNLDSAEITGRESGKVFRCLQGDGGVLCGSLTGVAGMEADALFLADATKKIFASLNGETHVFTIEEEESDGTVSVETNLGNDGNIPVWAQMLEPVRKLPTNVGTRIRKCVYEALEKDPPEWAKKILEHSISKEVYKGNASGPTKKAVISLLADVLAEALKQKSEKGKKRKINVSISDVIMKKCRIVFRRAAAADDTRVFCNLLGRKLMNPSDNDDEGLLGSPAMVSRPLDFRTIDLRLAAGSYGGSHEAFSEDVRQLWSNLRIAYGDQPDLVELVETLSQSFETLYEEVVSLDHKFSEYAKLETITAESKKEIDDLVASTSDLPKAPWDEGVCKVCGIDKDDDSVLLCDTCDAEYHTYCLIPPLARIPKGNWYCPSCVVGKNMVQDVLGHPHVISRRRGKHFQGEVTRVYLESLTHLAVKMEDIEYWEFHVDERTFLLKFLCDELLNLGVTHQHIDHCSETSIELQQKLRSLSVEWKNLKSREEFLVARAAKVDVSLGKDCIKEGSSASVENQEKCFGHTHAFSGRSNSNIVLDGMPASESALGFDKLPSVSNAEYNSQNSVIAEIRQKDGYPAVQDANGEANSIQHMHSEKNDRSLGNTELTLSDSLSHEANGSIREIGCLDLQQEDVERVVSSFQPSDQEGLCMPPHMSAINDSHSDNLELNSVRNDLSLLLESIAAVESDLSKVSVRREFLGIDSLGGLYWASAMPGEHSRIIVDRSVSMQQGVKMAEHRDPVWRNSISQNFAATSMKSDLPLEGSKAHCPFSFEPNNAVALTSPWVSYQTDAEIDDLIGWLKPHDPKEKELRESLLHWQKSRFVKYQQTGSRVLDDLPKALSVANGEKAAMSNHLVTRAAMFLEKIYGQSFELENVDTIEKQEKRARLTNDEKMHRCDCLEPIWPCRHHCFSCHKTYMTDLELEGHNGGRCTSGTAASEKGKEISGPPIVKGSLNHVINREDGRGELTNGETSRSVGSELDANLIRFQNDGLVCPYDLEEICSKFVTDDSNRELIQEIGLIGSKGIPSFVPSISPYLSDSAVALITQRDVCELANGEKAAEAPSSEGNTGAGTAGFNGHSGLGDGAEVPKASFKRPGQKNMRPSGTLSSVGVGHYCVVPQTSLRPIVGKVSKISRKLKINLLDMEAALPEEAVRPSKAQLERRWAWRAFVKSASTIFEMVQATIVLEDMIKTEYLRNEWWYWSSYSAAARTSTMSSLSLRIYSLDAAILYEKLLPNSDNTDDLEPNSILDQNVVPVVDSTEKLRISKKVNKKRKEPEG is encoded by the exons ATGGAAACCACGGATTTAACTCCCGACGAGCTCCGTGACTCCGAGAGGACGGGGGCGGGGCTCGACATCGATCTGAATGAGAGGATCCCTTCGCCGGAAACCCTACCGGATTCGGTCGACGTGGTGCGGTACTACCACGACAACCCCTCCCCGCCGCCGGGAGGCCCCGCCGGCGTTCCCGGCGGAGCGGGGCGCGGCTCGGCGTGCGCGTCGTGCGGGAAGCCCGAGGTCCGCGGACACGTGGTGGTCTGCGACGGCTGCGAGCGGGGGTTCCACCTTGCCTGCGCCGGAATGCGCGGCCGCCAGGCTGTCAATCTCGACGAGTGGGTCTGCGGCGAGTGTATGTGCGGCGGCGTCAGGAGCAAGCGGTGGCCGCTTGGTGTTAAGTCCAAGCAGATTCTGGATATTAATGCTTCGCCGCCGAGCGACGGCGACGGCGAGGCTGACGTGGCGGAGGGAGTGATGGAGTTGAG AAAGCACACTACCGGTGGTAATTCTTGTGGTGAAAAGCCCTTTGGTGCTCCAGTGTCTTATTCAAACTTCTTGTACTCCAGAAATGGGTTTGGCTTGAACAAAGCTTCAGGAATTTCGACACAAGCAGTTAAATACGAAGATATATTGCACCATACGGAGACTGCTAGTGGAAGATTTGATGAAGTGGAAATGAGTTTTCCAGTCGGAAGGCATAGGAGAAGTAATAATACAGCTATTAGAGTATCATCCCCGAATTCAAATGACATAGTTCTGCAGGCTCTTAGAGATTTTGTCTCTGAGAGGCATGGAGTGCTCGAGGAAGGCTGGCGGGTAGAATTTAAACAGTCAATAGACAGTAGTGAACCATATTTAGTTTATTGTGCTCCAAATGGAAAGACATTTGATTCGTTATCAGAAGTTGCGTACCATCTTGGGTTGACATCTGGCAATTCTATGGGGTCTGAAGTAAGAAAAGAAGGGTCTCTGCCTATGATAGAGAAAACTTATCAACCCAGGAAAAGGAAGTCAAAAGGTTTATCTGCCAATGGAGTCACTGAAATTAAGGAAAGTTTGGAAATTTCTGCctgtggttttgtaaataaTGGAGAACATACAGAAGTTGGATCAAAGGGCTTGGGATGCATCGGGCCACAACACAATAGT GAGGGACTTCCAGTCCaatttgaagatttctttgttctttcatTAGGAGAAGTTGATAAAAGGCCCTCTTATCACGACTCTAATTTGATCTGGCCCATAGGATATAGATCGTGTTGGCATGATAGGATTACTGGTTCCTTATTTATATGTGAAGTTTTAGACGGTGGTGATTCTGGTCCAGTTTTTATGATCAGAAGATGTTCGTGCTCGGCCTTGCTGATTCCCAGTGGTTCAACTATTTTATCTAGGCAAGCACTTGGTGATTTTTGCACTCAAAGTGATCAAGACAGTCATGACACTTACGGAAATGATGCAAGTATACATATGATACTGTCAGATCCTTCGCCTATGGAAAATGATGTTTTTTCCTGCCTGACTGGTTGTTCAGATGACGCGAGTGATGTTCAGACAACAtttcaattgcaatttgatacTCATTCTGTTTGTGAACAGTCTGAATCTTGCTTGTCTATTGATTCGGCTGCCAGGGATGACATTGGTGAGATATTAGTAGAAGATCATTCATCATCTTCGGCTTGGGAAAGTATGTCGCGGAAGATCGTTAATGCTTGTTCCGAATTATATAAACAGAGAGGTGCTATTAAGTTTTGCTGTAAGCATCAAAATGCTAGTGAATTCCATAACAGGGTTGTAACAAATGACAGTAGCCAGGTGAACCATACTTTGTTGGACAGGTTTTGTAGCTTACCCGGATCTGACAGTGTACCATCCATCAGTCAGTCAGGTGATGAATCAGGTGCTTGTGATGACATATCAAAATGGCTTGACCATGATAGATTTGGACTAGATGTTGATTTTGTGCAAGAACTTTTGGAGCAGCTTCCCGGTGCCCAGTACTGTTCTCAATACCAATTTCTTAGAGATAGAAGTAACAGTTCAACATTGCTAACTGTTGGAAATGGGGTTCTAGTGGTCAAAATGGGGGCTGGGTTGCATGGAAAGGAAGAGGAAGTTCTAGATGTTTTATATAGGAGGCCCAAAAAAGCTAAGTTGGCTGGGGTTCAAATTAAGAATGACCGTCCACCTCCTCTTGGGAAGCCATTGTGCTTGAGGATCCCTCCTGCACTTGTTGGTGACTTATATCAG GTTTGGGAAATACTATGGCGCTTCCATGGTATTTTGGGTCTAAAGGAGGCTTTTTCATTAAGTGAACTTGAAGATGAACTCATAAGCCCTTGGTTTGCGAGCTCAGATCTACCAGAGAAGTATGAGAGTGAAATTCAGGGCACCAAAGCTTTGAAAGCACATAAAGTTGATTGTAGAAATGATCTAGTTCTATCTTCAAGCTCGAAGTCCGCTTCACCAGTTTCTAAGGAAAATCCTCATGCGTTCATTCATATGGAAACTGGAGCAACGAAGGAGGCAGCTCAAGCTAAAATCGCTTCTGTAACCTACAATAGGTGTTCCGGCATAGCTTTGACAAAGGCTCATGCCTCACTGCTAAGAGTGCTCATAGGCGATTTGCAGTACAAGGTAGCTGCACTGGTTGATCCGAATTTTGAGTCTGGAGAGTTCAAGTCAAAGCGgggaagaaagaaagatatTGATTGTTCTATCCCTGTGAAAAGATCTAAGCTACTCCCAATTAATGAACTGACTTGGCCGGAGTTGGCCCGAAGATACCTGTTGGCTGTAATAGCCATGGACGGAAACCTTGACTCTGCTGAAATTACTGGACGTGAAAGCGGTAAAGTATTTCGCTGCTTACAAGGTGATGGTGGCGTCCTTTGTGGCTCTTTAACTGGAGTAGCGGGGATGGAAGCAGATGCACTT TTTCTTGCAGACGCCACAAAGAAAATATTTGCTTCACTTAATGGGGAAACTCATGTATTCAccattgaagaagaagagtctGATGGAACGGTGTCTGTTGAAACAAATTTGGGAAATGATGGTAatattccagtgtgggcgcaGATGCTGGAACCTGTTAGAAAGCTGCCAACAAATGTGGGAACAAGAATCAGAAAATGTGTGTATGAAGCATTGGAAAAGGATCCACCTGAATGGGCAAAGAAAATACTGGAACATTCGATCAGTAAGGAAGTTTACAAGGGCAATGCTTCAGGACCTACAAAG AAAGCGGTTATTTCACTCCTAGCAGATGTATTGGCAGAAGCCTTAAAACAGAAGTCTGAGAAGGGAAAAAAACGGAAGATTAATGTCTCCATTTCTGAtgttattatgaaaaaatgtcGCATTGTATTTCGTCGCGCGGCTGCTGCAGATGACACAAGGGTCTTCTGCAATTTGCTGGGAAGAAAGCTGATGAATCCAAGTGATAATGATGATGAGGGACTCCTTGGGTCTCCAGCCATGGTGTCTCGACCTTTGGACTTCAGGACTATTGACTTGAGATTGGCAGCTGGATCCTATGGCGGATCACATGAAGCTTTCTCTGAGGATGTTAGGCAG TTATGGAGTAATCTACGTATTGCTTATGGTGATCAGCCTGACTTGGTCGAGTTGGTTGAGACGTTATCTCAAAGTTTTGAAACATTATATGAGGAG GTTGTTTCTCTTGACCATAAATTTTCGGAGTATGCAAAGTTGGAAACCATAACTGCTGAAAGTAAAAAGGAGATTGATGATTTAGTTGCTTCGACGAGTGATCTCCCCAAAGCCCCTTGGGATGAGGGAGTCTGCAAAGTATGTGGCATTGATAAAGATGACGACAGCGTACTGTTGTGTGATACTTGTGATGCTGAGTATCATACTTACTGTTTGATTCCTCCTCTTGCAAGGATCCCAAAGGGAAATTGGTATTGTCCATCTTGTGTTGTTGGCAAAAACATGGTTCAAGATGTGTTGGGACATCCTCATGTCATTAGTCGACGCCGTGGTAAACATTTTCAGGGAGAAGTTACACGCGTCTACTTGGAGTCTCTTACACATTTAGCAGTGAAAATGGAAGACATCGAGTATTGGGAATTTCACGTGGATGAG AGAACCTTCCTGCTGAAGTTCTTATGTGATGAGTTGCTTAATCTAGGTGTTACTCATCAACACATTGATCATTGTTCTGAGACATCGATCGAGTTGCAGCAGAAGCTGCGTTCCTTATCTGTAGAGTGGAAGAACCTCAAGTCTAGAGAAGAGTTCTTGGTTGCAAGAGCTGCAAAGGTTGATGTCAGCCTTGGGAAGGATTGCATAAAGGAAGGGAGTTCTGCTTCAGTTGAAAACCAAGAAAAATGTTTTGGCCACACACATGCATTTAGTGGCAGGTCCAACTCTAATATAGTCTTGGATGGTATGCCAGCATCAGAGAGTGCCCTAGGGTTTGATAAACTCCCATCTGTCAGTAATGCAGAATACAATAGTCAAAATTCGGTGATTGCTGAAATTAGGCAAAAAGATGGCTATCCTGCTGTCCAAGACGCTAATGGAGAAGCAAATTCCATTCAGCATATGCATTCTGAGAAAAATGATAGATCCTTGGGGAATACGGAGTTGACTTTATCAGATTCTTTATCACATGAAGCCAATGGCTCTATTAGAGAAATTGGTTGCCTTGATCTACAACAGGAGGATGTGGAGAGAGTTGTCTCTTCTTTTCAGCCTTCAGATCAGGAAGGACTTTGTATGCCTCCACATATGTCTGCTATAAATGACTCGCACTCTGACAACCTTGAGTTGAACTCTGTAAGAAACGACTTGTCACTTTTGCTAGAATCAATTGCTGCTGTAGAATCTGACCTTTCCAAGGTTTCTGTGCGAAGGGAGTTTCTGGGAATTGATTCTTTGGGTGGCTTATACTGGGCTTCAGCTATGCCAGGTGAACACTCTCGAATTATTGTCGATAGAAGTGTGTCAATGCAGCAGGGGGTGAAGATGGCAGAACACAGAGACCCTGTATGGAGGAATTCCATCTCTCAAAACTTTGCTGCAACTAGCATGAAAAGTGACCTGCCCTTAGAGGGATCTAAAGCTCACTGTCCCTTTTCATTTGAACCAAACAACGCTGTTGCATTAACTTCACCTTGGGTTTCGTATCAAACTGATGCTGAGATTGATGATTTGATAGGTTGGTTAAAGCCCCATGACCCGAAGGAAAAAGAGCTGAGAGAGTCGTTGTTGCATTGGCAGAAGTCTAGGTTCGTGAAGTATCAGCAAACTGGAAGTCGAGTTCTGGATGATCTCCCAAAGGCTTTGTCAGTGGCTAATGGTGAAAAAGCTGCAATGTCTAACCATCTTGTTACTAGGGCAGCCATGTTTTTGGAGAAGATATATGGTCAAAGCTTTGAGTTAGAAAATGTTGATACCATAGAAAAGCAGGAGAAGCGAGCTAGGCTAACTAATGATGAGAAAATGCACAGGTGTGATTGTTTGGAACCAATTTGGCCATGTAGACATCATTGCTTCTCTTGTCACAAAACCTATATGACTGACCTTGAACTTGAGGGGCACAATGGTGGTCGGTGCACCTCAGGTACTGCAGCTTCTGAGAAGGGCAAGGAAATAAGTGGTCCTCCTATAGTTAAGGGAAGTCTGAATCATGTGATAAATAGAGAAGATGGCAGAGGTGAGCTGACAAATGGTGAGACTTCCAGATCCGTAGGTTCGGAGCTTGATGCAAATTTGATTAGATTTCAGAACGACGGATTAGTGTGTCCATATGATTTGGAGGAGATCTGTTCCAAGTTTGTGACAGATGATTCTAATAGGGAGTTGATACAGGAGATTGGTCTTATAGGTTCAAAAGGAATTCCATCTTTTGTTCCATCCATATCTCCATACCTCAGTGATTCTGCAGTTGCACTGATTACTCAGAGAGATGTATGTGAACTTGCTAATGGAGAAAAGGCTGCTGAAGCACCGAGTTCAGAAGGAAACACTGGTGCTGGCACTGCAGGATTTAACGGTCATTCTGGCTTAGGTGATGGGGCAGAAGTTCCAAAGGCCAGTTTTAAACGTCCGggacaaaaaaatatgagacCTTCGGGTACTCTTTCAAGTGTTGGGGTTGGCCACTACTGTGTCGTTCCCCAGACCTCTTTGCGGCCTATAGTTGGCAAAGTTTCCAAGATTTCCAGAAAACTAAAGATCAATCTTCTTGACATGGAGGCTGCACTACCCGAAGAGGCTGTAAGACCATCAAAGGCACAGTTGGAAAGGAGATGGGCGTGGCGTGCATTTGTCAAGTCCGCATCGACAATATTTGAG ATGGTTCAAGCAACAATTGTGCTGGAGGACATGATAAAGACCGAGTACCTAAGGAATGAATGGTGGTATTGGTCATCATACTCAGCTGCAGCCCGAACTTCTACGATGTCATCCCTTTCCTTGCGTATTTACTCCCTCGATGCTGCTATTTTGTATGAGAAATTGCTTCCAAATTCAGATAATACTGATGACTTGGAGCCCAACAGCATACTTGACCAGAATGTGGTGCCTGTTGTGGATTCAACCGAAAAGTTAAGGATAAGTAAGAAagtcaacaagaagaggaaaGAACCAGAGGGTTGA